In Phoenix dactylifera cultivar Barhee BC4 unplaced genomic scaffold, palm_55x_up_171113_PBpolish2nd_filt_p 000563F, whole genome shotgun sequence, the following are encoded in one genomic region:
- the LOC103720920 gene encoding L-type lectin-domain containing receptor kinase SIT2-like isoform X1 translates to MFPKNMFFFLILTLDTASAEDADFTYNGFGAAKLRLDGIAEITPNGLLMLTDTREPAKGHAFLPTPLRFKNSTTGKALSFSTSFIFAMVPKYQDLFGHGIAFVLAQSVDLSYALPSQYLGLFNSSNSYSSNQIVAVEFDTNMNPDFDDIDNNHVGIDVNSPKSINSSHAAYYTNDDGGGFKNLSLVSGKPIQAWIEYSHLEGLLNVTLAPIDVAKPGLPCLSSNVTLSSLISDYMYVGFSSSVGPFITSHYILGWSFKLNGRAQALNLSRLPSLPHAESKSRLESWKIGLLIILAIIFLLIMIIGIILVNSGIKFREVFEDWELEYGPQRFCYKDLFLATKGFRDQHLLGAGGFGKVYSGVLPNTDIQVAVKQVSHESRQGMREFIAEIVSIGRLRHRNLVQLLGYCRRKRELLLVYEFMPNSSLDKYLFNQPKSMLSWGQRFQIIKGVASALYYLHEGWEKVVVHRDIKASNILLDDQMNGKLGDFGLARLYDHGTDPQTTHVVGTLGYLAPELGKTGKATTSTDVFAFGEFLLEVACGRRPIEMRALEEDMVLVDKVLECWKAGIILEARDPNLGNEYIVEEMEMVLKLGLLCSHPKSTSRPPMRLVMRILEREAPLPEISEDGWNGEISAMGEEGFDDIGMSDS, encoded by the coding sequence ATGTTTCCAAAGAACATGTTCTTCTTTCTCATCCTCACACTCGATACGGCATCTGCAGAAGATGCCGATTTTACCTACAATGGATTCGGTGCTGCCAAACTGCGGCTAGATGGCATCGCAGAGATCACACCCAATGGCCTCCTAATGCTCACTGACACTAGAGAGCCAGCCAAGGGCCACGCCTTTCTCCCAACTCCCCTCCGTTTTAAGAACTCGACAACTGGTaaagctctctctttctcaactTCTTTCATCTTTGCAATGGTCCCTAAGTACCAAGACTTGTTTGGCCATGGAATTGCGTTCGTTCTTGCACAATCGGTAGATCTGTCTTATGCCTTACCTAGTCAATACCTGGGACTCTTCAATTCAAGCAATTCATATTCTTCAAACCAAATTGTGGCCGTCGAGTTCGATACAAACATGAACCCTGATTTTGACGATATCGACAATAATCATGTTGGAATTGATGTTAACAGTCCAAAGTCTATTAACTCCTCGCATGCAGCTTATTACACAAACGATGACGGAGGTGGGTTCAAGAACCTGAGCCTTGTGAGTGGCAAACCAATACAGGCCTGGATAGAATACAGTCACTTGGAAGGACTGCTTAATGTAACGTTAGCACCTATTGATGTAGCCAAACCAGGCCTTCCATGCTTGTCTTCAAATGTAACTCTCTCTTCCTTGATCTCAGACTATATGTATGTCGGATTTTCTTCTTCGGTAGGACCATTTATAACATCTCATTACATTCTGGGCTGGAGCTTTAAGTTGAATGGAAGGGCTCAAGCACTCAATCTCTCACGTCTTCCATCCCTCCCCCACGCAGAGTCTAAATCGCGTTTAGAGTCTTGGAAGATTGGGTTGCTGATAATCTTGgcaataatttttttgttaataatgatAATTGGCATAATCCTTGTGAATAGTGGGATTAAATTCAGAGAGGTGTTTGAAGATTGGGAGTTAGAATATGGACCCCAGAGGTTCTGCTACAAGGACCTATTCTTGGCCACCAAGGGCTTCAGAGACCAACATCTCTTGGGAGCTGGAGGATTTGGTAAGGTCTACAGTGGTGTGCTGCCAAACACTGACATCCAAGTTGCAGTTAAGCAGGTCTCGCACGAATCAAGACAAGGTATGAGAGAGTTCATTGCAGAGATTGTTAGCATCGGCCGCTTGCGTCACCGGAACTTGGTACAGCTCCTTGGTTATTGCAGGAGAAAAAGGGAGCTCTTGTTGGTCTATGAATTCATGCCCAATTCTAGTTTGGACAAGTACCTATTTAACCAACCTAAGTCGATGCTCAGTTGGGGACAAAGATTCCAAATAATCAAAGGTGTAGCTTCCGCGCTTTATTATTTGCACGAAGGATGGGAGAAGGTGGTTGTTCACAGAGATATCAAGGCCAGCAACATCCTGCTAGATGATCAGATGAATGGAAAACTAGGTGATTTTGGCCTGGCAAGACTATATGATCACGGAACCGATCCCCAGACTACACATGTGGTTGGAACTTTGGGTTACCTTGCACCGGAGCTCGGGAAGACTGGCAAGGCAACTACAAGCACAGATGTGTTTGCCTTTGGTGAATTTTTGCTTGAGGTGGCTTGTGGAAGAAGGCCAATAGAGATGAGAGCATTAGAGGAAGACATGGTGTTAGTAGATAAAGTTCTGGAGTGCTGGAAGGCAGGGATTATTTTGGAGGCAAGGGATCCTAACTTGGGGAATGAATATATTGTTGAAGAGATGGAGATGGTGCTAAAGCTTGGCCTTCTTTGCTCACACCCTAAGTCCACTTCTAGGCCTCCTATGCGGCTGGTGATGCGAATACTGGAACGCGAAGCTCCCCTTCCAGAGATATCTGAAGATGGTTGGAATGGCGAAATTTCAGCTATGGGAGAGGAAGGTTTTGATGATATTGGCATGTCAGATAGTTGA
- the LOC103720920 gene encoding L-type lectin-domain containing receptor kinase SIT2-like isoform X2 — translation MFPKNMFFFLILTLDTASAEDADFTYNGFGAAKLRLDGIAEITPNGLLMLTDTREPAKGHAFLPTPLRFKNSTTAYYTNDDGGGFKNLSLVSGKPIQAWIEYSHLEGLLNVTLAPIDVAKPGLPCLSSNVTLSSLISDYMYVGFSSSVGPFITSHYILGWSFKLNGRAQALNLSRLPSLPHAESKSRLESWKIGLLIILAIIFLLIMIIGIILVNSGIKFREVFEDWELEYGPQRFCYKDLFLATKGFRDQHLLGAGGFGKVYSGVLPNTDIQVAVKQVSHESRQGMREFIAEIVSIGRLRHRNLVQLLGYCRRKRELLLVYEFMPNSSLDKYLFNQPKSMLSWGQRFQIIKGVASALYYLHEGWEKVVVHRDIKASNILLDDQMNGKLGDFGLARLYDHGTDPQTTHVVGTLGYLAPELGKTGKATTSTDVFAFGEFLLEVACGRRPIEMRALEEDMVLVDKVLECWKAGIILEARDPNLGNEYIVEEMEMVLKLGLLCSHPKSTSRPPMRLVMRILEREAPLPEISEDGWNGEISAMGEEGFDDIGMSDS, via the exons ATGTTTCCAAAGAACATGTTCTTCTTTCTCATCCTCACACTCGATACGGCATCTGCAGAAGATGCCGATTTTACCTACAATGGATTCGGTGCTGCCAAACTGCGGCTAGATGGCATCGCAGAGATCACACCCAATGGCCTCCTAATGCTCACTGACACTAGAGAGCCAGCCAAGGGCCACGCCTTTCTCCCAACTCCCCTCCGTTTTAAGAACTCGACAACTG CTTATTACACAAACGATGACGGAGGTGGGTTCAAGAACCTGAGCCTTGTGAGTGGCAAACCAATACAGGCCTGGATAGAATACAGTCACTTGGAAGGACTGCTTAATGTAACGTTAGCACCTATTGATGTAGCCAAACCAGGCCTTCCATGCTTGTCTTCAAATGTAACTCTCTCTTCCTTGATCTCAGACTATATGTATGTCGGATTTTCTTCTTCGGTAGGACCATTTATAACATCTCATTACATTCTGGGCTGGAGCTTTAAGTTGAATGGAAGGGCTCAAGCACTCAATCTCTCACGTCTTCCATCCCTCCCCCACGCAGAGTCTAAATCGCGTTTAGAGTCTTGGAAGATTGGGTTGCTGATAATCTTGgcaataatttttttgttaataatgatAATTGGCATAATCCTTGTGAATAGTGGGATTAAATTCAGAGAGGTGTTTGAAGATTGGGAGTTAGAATATGGACCCCAGAGGTTCTGCTACAAGGACCTATTCTTGGCCACCAAGGGCTTCAGAGACCAACATCTCTTGGGAGCTGGAGGATTTGGTAAGGTCTACAGTGGTGTGCTGCCAAACACTGACATCCAAGTTGCAGTTAAGCAGGTCTCGCACGAATCAAGACAAGGTATGAGAGAGTTCATTGCAGAGATTGTTAGCATCGGCCGCTTGCGTCACCGGAACTTGGTACAGCTCCTTGGTTATTGCAGGAGAAAAAGGGAGCTCTTGTTGGTCTATGAATTCATGCCCAATTCTAGTTTGGACAAGTACCTATTTAACCAACCTAAGTCGATGCTCAGTTGGGGACAAAGATTCCAAATAATCAAAGGTGTAGCTTCCGCGCTTTATTATTTGCACGAAGGATGGGAGAAGGTGGTTGTTCACAGAGATATCAAGGCCAGCAACATCCTGCTAGATGATCAGATGAATGGAAAACTAGGTGATTTTGGCCTGGCAAGACTATATGATCACGGAACCGATCCCCAGACTACACATGTGGTTGGAACTTTGGGTTACCTTGCACCGGAGCTCGGGAAGACTGGCAAGGCAACTACAAGCACAGATGTGTTTGCCTTTGGTGAATTTTTGCTTGAGGTGGCTTGTGGAAGAAGGCCAATAGAGATGAGAGCATTAGAGGAAGACATGGTGTTAGTAGATAAAGTTCTGGAGTGCTGGAAGGCAGGGATTATTTTGGAGGCAAGGGATCCTAACTTGGGGAATGAATATATTGTTGAAGAGATGGAGATGGTGCTAAAGCTTGGCCTTCTTTGCTCACACCCTAAGTCCACTTCTAGGCCTCCTATGCGGCTGGTGATGCGAATACTGGAACGCGAAGCTCCCCTTCCAGAGATATCTGAAGATGGTTGGAATGGCGAAATTTCAGCTATGGGAGAGGAAGGTTTTGATGATATTGGCATGTCAGATAGTTGA
- the LOC103720925 gene encoding uncharacterized protein LOC103720925, which produces MMGGLLQFFDFSHAIMSRKFLMHKKNNDGLEAPRNSLEFPKEASHSYHDIPEDIPYSFQVKQHSAKMNSFSNGAPVEKLIDQEISTRKNDRCNRPSIVARLMGMDTMPSEIKPMSHVRERKDEKSMPRQEPNEIVPTHKTSLIATPFKQTKQEIRPYDIEQDFSRSTKSLNFRKPQSREHPQEEILQKFKKEFEAWQSSRTWEHSRTLDLGNDLEQGNMQVLAQGNLNREKMASFVDSKRKLSFKETAKPKDYVSTARLKKDTLHGGVPTNEGVMTKRSQAILRNDIALRNSAKTNLAHIPLANFDKKKGRSSSPAKIVILKPCSERSDDIEESLVSSRDIIEKENNMHDFLEEVKKRLNFEIRGKSRHDTTARWTNVDTYSSERSIDPKQIARDIAKQIRETVANDFRNTLVWSDSTGSHRSKAQFNGPSSPAFFKRDAGKLSSDRQKNVLRNDTDIKTPQTANGRPGTSVPRKEAMRLRPTYDLPKKGRKEICWEDKKALTETKTRCFRHENEKSVAFDSEAVSPRYLVRSHSAPISGTTFRKNLLEDQHLLTGAHNCRKHDGYAPTSEEGRRRKKTGFNFKSRVSNFKGKFFGKKIHSMDEMAQDDIPYVKSVATAPSGVLNIRIAQENSTEVPPSPVSVSSSSFDEICRPSYPSPVSPLEGPFAEDCSSSQVFGELSSELPEMKNLLEQGDNNATEKVATEGRLDEDEAVEAEDPAKAYIRDVLVTAGLYEGQRYDQVFSRWIPLTKPISQWVFEKVEELYDKNWKVNDGEPLLHNGNANVGHKMLFDLINEALPRVIQTTMTSSTFKTWILGPKRLPHGKKLLDDVWRQMEIHTNPQRDASYSLDNLAARDLSMNPWSGVLHDDIDAMGMEMECIILGELIDEFMWDICSYT; this is translated from the exons TATTCCTTCCAGGTGAAGCAGCACTCAGCAAAAATGAACTCTTTTTCTAATGGAGCTCCAGTAGAGAAGTTGATAGACCAGGAGATATCTACCAGAAAAAATGACAGATGTAATAGACCCAGCATTGTTGCTCGTTTGATGGGCATGGATACAATGCCATCTGAAATTAAGCCAATGAGCCATGTTAGGGAAAGGAAGGATGAGAAATCAATGCCAAGACAGGAGCCCAATGAAATTGTACCGACTCATAAAACCTCACTTATCGCAACACCCTTCAAgcaaacaaaacaagaaatacgtCCCTATGACATTGAGCAAGATTTCAGCCGATCCACCAAAAGCCTCAATTTCAGAAAACCACAATCGCGAGAACATCCTCAAGAAGAAATACTGCAGAAATTCAAGAAAGAATTTGAGGCTTGGCAATCATCCAGAACATGGGAGCATTCAAGAACCCTTGATTTGGGAAATGATCTTGAGCAGGGAAATATGCAAGTTCTTGCACAAGGCAATCTCAAcagagaaaaaatggctagttttgtggattctaaaagaaaattgtcCTTCAAGGAGACTGCAAAGCCCAAAGATTATGTGTCAACAGCTAGACTGAAAAAGGATACACTACATGGAGGTGTTCCAACAAATGAAGGAGTTATGACTAAACGGAGCCAAGCTATCTTAAGAAATGATATTGCTTTGAGGAACAGTGCAAAAACTAATCTTGCACACATACCTCTTGctaattttgataaaaaaaagggTAGATCCTCTTCACCTGCAAAGATAGTGATTCTTAAACCATGTTCTGAAAGAAGTGATGATATCGAAGAGTCTTTGGTAAGCTCACGTGacataatagaaaaagaaaataatatgcaTGACTTTCTGGAAGAGGTAAAAAAAAGGCTCAATTTTGAAATCCGAGGAAAGTCTAGACATGATACAACAGCCAGATGGACTAATGTTGACACTTACTCTAGCGAGAGATCAATTGACCCAAAACAAATAGCGAGAGACATAGCAAAACAAATAAGAGAGACTGTTGCTAATGACTTCAGGAATACATTGGTTTGGTCAGACTCAACAGGGTCACATAGAAGCAAAGCCCAATTCAATGGACCAAGTTCTCCAGCATTCTTCAAGAGAGACGCAGGAAAATTGTCATCAGACAGACAGAAGAATGTCCTAAGAAATGATACAGATATTAAAACTCCTCAGACTGCCAATGGAAGGCCAGGTACTTCAGTCCCAAGGAAGGAAGCTATGAGATTGAGACCAACATATGATCTCCCAAAGAAAGGCAGAAAGGAAATATGTTGGGAAGATAAGAAAGCTCTCACTGAAACAAAAACTAGATGTTTTAGACATGAAAATGAGAAGAGTGTGGCATTTGATTCTGAGGCAGTGTCACCTAGGTACCTTGTCAGATCCCACTCTGCTCCAATATCTGGAACAACTTTTCGGAAGAATCTTTTAGAGGACCAGCATTTATTGACTGGGGCTCACAATTGTAGAAAGCATGACGGATATGCACCTACTTCAGAAGAAGGGAGAAGACGTAAGAAAACTGGCTTTAACTTTAAAAGCAGAGTTTCAAATTTTAAAGGTAAGTTCTTTGGGAAGAAGATCCACTCCATGGATGAAATGGCTCAGGATGATATTCCTTATGTGAAGAGTGTTGCAACCGCACCATCTGGTGTCTTGAATATACGCATCGCACAG GAAAACTCTACCGAGGTGCCACCAAGCCCGGTATCAGTGTCCAGCAGCTCGTTTGATGAGATTTGTAGGCCAAGTTATCCAAGTCCGGTTTCCCCATTGGAGGGTCCTTTTGCAGAAGACTGCTCATCCTCGCAAGTTTTTGGGGAGCTAAGCTCAGAACTTCCTG AGATGAAGAATCTGCTGGAACAAGGTGACAATAATGCAACTGAGAAAGTAGCAACTGAGGGAAGGCTGGATGAGGATGAAGCAGTTGAGGCAGAAGACCCTGCAAAAGCTTACATAAGAGATGTCCTTGTCACTGCTGGGCTGTATGAGGGTCAGCGCTATGATCAAGTCTTCTCAAGGTGGATTCCTCTGACAAAACCAATTTCTCAGTGGGTGTTTGAGAAAGTAGAGGAGTTATATGATAAAAATTGGAAGGTGAATGATGGAGAACCTCTACTCCATAATGGTAACGCCAATGTAGGTCACAAGATGctgtttgatttaattaatgaAGCATTGCCCAGGGTTATTCAAACTACAATGACTAGTTCTACATTCAAGACTTGGATTCTTGGTCCCAAGAGATTGCCACATGGGAAAAAACTGTTGGATGACGTGTGGCGCCAGATGGAAATACACACAAACCCCCAAAGGGATGCTTCTTATTCTCTGGATAACCTTGCAGCCAGGGATCTGAGTATGAATCCTTGGTCTGGTGTATTGCATGACGATATTGATGCAATGGGAATGGAAATGGAATGCATAATTCTAGGGGAGTTGATTGATGAATTTATGTGGGATATATGCTCGTACACATAG